In one Gallus gallus isolate bGalGal1 chromosome 20, bGalGal1.mat.broiler.GRCg7b, whole genome shotgun sequence genomic region, the following are encoded:
- the TTI1 gene encoding TELO2-interacting protein 1 homolog, translated as MAVFDTPQEAFGALRPACVQLTKAQTVENVAQLEARLAAVGAGALQELQEYVLFPLRFALKVPGPRRERVVQRVLQCLSAVLLGTRVRSPRLLRELLSELCSCLPAPHGAPAPAEELQLAAVRALLALMHSAQGDAIVALYQPSCLPLLGFAVSLLLGLAERERAKQIKLAALECLQVLLLQCECQEHRCLREEEAQRCGDLFASFLPGVSIALSRIIAGDVKQGHRTTVSAIRLFYQIVGLVMADEQLARVPKQKEKPSVEQSRIAELIVHRGPEWSRSTSEKLSLLLRKTVELSSVHSHWKVRLELVELVQHLLSNCRLSLVDSFTHLLKALVGLVNDENSEVQSRCNEVLRGIAEQQVIAQSRALADVLSENLHSLATALPRLMNSQDDTGKFSTLSLLLGYLKLLGPKVNVVLNSVSHLHRLSKALMQVLELDVTDVKIVEDRRWGCVGGYDPSGSVQHGVQKGRCQRKYFRFFTEEKIFQLLQQVCRVLGYYGNIYLLVDHFMGLYSESAVYRKQAAMVLNELIAGAAGVGVDVLQEREVSLSMDDLKGSIMSILEEYTDQANWYLVTSIDTEEVSHEQLSVPRSGLAALPGAASSSILPSPEQHITTRTMNSNVWQLCIQLEGVGCFAAVLGREFRLLLLSALYPVLEKAGDKTLLISETAQGTLVDICEACGYDSVQSLINENSDYLVNGISLNLRQLAHQPHAAQVLGTMLRHSDASLLPLVEDVIQDVLSALDQSYNDQASTFLGVLHSLMAALVQWFGLSCSKEHQQRQAAEGQSRTLSHIQQEITSQEVERFFLDYIKQKQIAEGNFSDSGDEEADEVSPLAKPEPSNCDTEGETPLPSHAQLAKDVMERCIHLLSDRNLRVRLKVLDVLELCVTVLHPHGNHLLPMAHRVWPALVTRLISDDPLAVLRAFKVLCTLAQKCGDFLRQRFSKDVLPKLTSSLLSQAAASARAGPVYNHTLAYKLQLAVLQGLGSLCEKLDMGESDLNKVADACLVYLSAKQPMKLQEAAQSVFRHLMRVDPDSTWLFLTEVCCPHPYEPPHASLQPVKLRGMGRQRNEFTDSILLLLEELQQRESAGAQRAPPP; from the exons ATGGCCGTGTTCGACACCCCGCAGGAGGCCTTCGGGGCGCTGCGCCCTGCCTGCGTGCAGCTGACCAAGGCCCAGACGGTGGAGAACGTGGCCCAGCTGGAGGCCCGGCTGGCAGCCGTGGGCGCGGGGGCCcttcaggagctgcaggagtACGTCCTGTTCCCGCTGCGCTTCGCCCTGAAGGTGCCCGGGCCCAGGCGGGAGCGCGTGGTGCAGCGCGTGCTGCAGTGCCTCTCTGCCGTGCTGCTCGGCACCCGCGTCAGGAGCCCGCGGCTGCTGCGGGAGCTGCTGTCcgagctctgctcctgcctgcccGCCCCGCACGGAGCCCCGGCGCCGGccgaggagctgcagctggccGCGGTGCGGGCGCTGCTCGCCCTGATGCATTCGGCTCAGGGGGATGCGATCGTTGCTCTGTATCAGCCGTCCTGCCTGCCGCTCCTCGGGTTCGCCGTGTCTTTGCTCCTGGGCCTCGCAGAGCgagagagagcaaagcaaatCAAGCTGGCCGCTTTGGAGTGCTTGCAGgtcctcctgctgcagtgcgAGTGCCAGGAGCACCGATGCCTACGTGAGGAGGAGGCGCAGCGATGCGGggatttgtttgcttcttttctgcccGGCGTTTCTATTGCGCTGTCTCGGATTATTGCTGGGGACGTCAAACAAGGGCACAGAACCACCGTTTCTGCCATCAGGCTCTTTTATCAGATCGTTGGCTTGGTAATGGCTGATGAGCAGCTGGCCAGAGtcccaaagcagaaagaaaagccgTCGGTAGAACAAAGTAGAATAGCAGAACTGATTGTACATAGAGGGCCTGAGTGGAGCAGAAGTACCTCAGAAAaactctccctcctccttcGTAAAACCGTCGAGCTTTCTTCGGTTCACTCTCACTGGAAAGTCAGACTGGAGCTGGTGGAACTCGTCCAGCACTTGCTGAGCAACTGCAGGCTGTCGCTGGTGGACTCCTTCACCCACCTGCTAAAGGCCTTGGTGGGGCTGGTTAACGACGAGAACAGCGAAGTGCAAAGCAGGTGTAACGAAGTGCTGCGAggcattgcagagcagcaggtgatagcacagagcagggctctCGCTGATGTTCTCTCAGAGAACCTCCATTCCCTTGCCACAGCCCTTCCTCGCCTGATGAACTCTCAGGATGACACAGGCAAGTTTTCCACTCTGAGCTTATTACTTGGCTACTTGAAGCTGCTGGGCCCCAAGGTTAACGTTGTCCTCAACTCCGTATCCCACCTCCACCGCCTGTCCAAAGCACTGATGCAGGTTCTGGAGCTGGATGTGACGGATGTGAAGATAGTGGAAGACAGAcgctggggctgtgtgggtgGGTACGACCCCTCGGGCTCCGTGCAGCACGGTGTGCAGAAGGGCAGGTGTCAGAGAAAATACTTCCGCTTCTTCACGGAGGAAAAAAtcttccagctccttcagcaagTCTGTCGTGTCCTTGGCTACTATGGGAACATCTATTTGCTCGTGGATCATTTCATGGGGCTGTACAGCGAGTCCGCCGTGTACCGAAAGCAGGCTGCCATGGTCCTCAATGAACTGATTGCGGGAGCTGCTGGCGTGGGGGTGGATGTCCTTCAGGAAAGGGAAGTCTCACTGAGCATGGATGATCTCAAAGGGTCCATAATGTCCATTCTTGAGGAGTACACAGACCAGGCGAACTGGTATTTGGTCACTAGCATTGATACAGAGGAGGTCAGCCATGAGCAGCTCTCTGTGCCACGCTCAGGACTTGCTGCCCTCCCCGGAGCTGCGTCCAGCAGCATTCTGCCATCCCCGGAGCAGCACATAACGACTCGCACCATGAACAGCAACGTGTGGCAGCTCTGCATCCAGCTGGAGGGGGTCGGCTGCTTTGCGGCCGTCCTGGGGAGAGAGTTCCGCTTGCTTCTGCTGTCAGCTCTCTACCCAGTGTTGGAAAAGGCTGGTGACAAGACCCTGCTCATCAGCGAGACAGCACAGGGGACGCTGGTAGACATATGCGAGGCCTGCGGTTATGACTCTGTGCAGAGTTTGATTAATGAGAATTCTGACTATCTGGTGAATGGGATTTCCCTGAACTTGCGTCAGCTGGCACACCAGCCACATGCTGCCCAGGTCCTGGGCACGATGCTGAGGCACTCGGATGCCAGCTTGCTGCCACTGGTAGAAGACGTTATCCAAGATGTCCTGTCTGCACTAGATCAGTCTTACAATGACCAGGCTTCCACCTTCCTTGGTGTTCTCCACTCCTTAATGGCAGCTCTAG TCCAGTGGTttgggctgtcctgcagcaagGAGCACCAGCAGAGGCAGGCTGCCGAGGGGCAGAGCAGGACTTTGTCCCACATACAGCAGGAGATAACAAGTCAAGAAGTGGAGCGGTTCTTCCTCGACTACATCAAGCAGAAGCAGATTGCAGAGGGCAACTTTTCTGACTCAGGTGACGAGGAGGCAG ATGAGGTTTCCCCCCTTGCTAAGCCTGAGCCAAGCAACTGTGACACAGAAGGAGAAACTCCACTGCCAAGCCACGCTCAGCTGGCCAAAGATGTGATGGAGAGGTGCATCCATTTGCTGTCTGACAGGAACCTCCGTGTGCGGCTGAAG GTCCTGGACGTGCTGGAGCTCTGTGTAACTGTGCTGCATCCTCATGGAAACCATCTGCTTCCCATGGCTCATCGTGTCTGGCCAGCTCTTGTCACTCGGCTGATTAGCGATGACCCTCTGGCAGTGCTGAGAGCCTTCAAG GTGCTGTGTACCCTGGCACAAAAGTGTGGGGACTTTTTGAGGCAGAGATTCTCCAAAGACGTCCTGCCTAAGCTGACCAGCTCCCTCCTCAGCCAAGCTGCAGCAAGTGCTAGAGCTGGGCCTGTATACAACCACACACTTGCCTACAAGTTACAGCTCGCTGTGTTGCAGGGACTGGGTTCTCTGTgcgagaagctggacatgg GTGAGAGTGACCTGAATAAAGTGGCAGATGCTTGCCTGGTTTACCTCAGTGCCAAGCAACCCATGAAGTTGCAAGAAGCTGCTCAGAG CGTTTTCCGCCACTTGATGCGTGTGGACCCTGACAGCACCTGGCTGTTCCTGACCGAGGTGTGCTGCCCACACCCATACGAGCCACCCCACGCCAGCCTGCAGCCCGTGAAGCTGCGTGGGATGGGGAGGCAGCGCAACGAGTTCACCGACAGcatcctgctcctgctggaggagctgcagcaacGGGAGAGCGCGGGGGCACAGAGGGCACCTCCTCCATGA
- the VSTM2L gene encoding V-set and transmembrane domain-containing protein 2-like protein isoform X1 → MGALGLAVGIFHYLGLYLQLGAASRPPPWDAPAEGSALFTEMPHDVTAQAGEDVEMACSFRGSGSPSYSLEIQWWYVRTHKDWTDKQTWASGQQLKASQQEEAGKDATKISVVKVVGSNISHKLRLSRVKPADEGTYECRVIDASEGTARQHKVKAYLRVEAARGAGHPQDTQPPGPHPHHHQHKAGRELRKRAADTSCTL, encoded by the exons ATGGGCGCCCTGGGCCTGGCCGTGGGGATTTTCCATTACCTGGGGCTCTACCTGCAGCTCGGCGCCGCCTCCCGGCCCCCCCCGTGGGACGCCCCGGCGGAGGGCAGCG CGCTGTTCACGGAGATGCCGCACGACGTGACGGCGCAGGCGGGTGAGGACGTGGAGATGGCGTGCTCCTTCCGCGGCAGCGGCTCCCCGTCGTACTCCCTGGAGATCCAGTGGTGGTACGTCCGCACCCACAAGGACTGGACGGACAAACAGACGTGGGCTTCTGGCCAG CAGCTAAAAGCATcacagcaggaggaggctgggaAGGACGCAACAAAAATCAGT GTGGTGAAGGTGGTCGGCAGCAACATCTCGCACAAACTGCGGCTGTCGCGGGTGAAGCCGGCGGATGAGGGCACCTACGAGTGCCGCGTGATCGACGCCAGCGAGGGCACGGCGCGGCAGCACAAGGTGAAGGCGTATCTGCGCGTGGAGGCGGCGCGCGGCGCCGGGCACCCCCAGGACACGCAGCCGCCCGGCCCGCATCCGCACCACCACCAGCATAAGGCCGGCAGGGAGCTCAGGAAGCGCGCGGCCGACACCTCCTGCACGCTGTAG
- the VSTM2L gene encoding V-set and transmembrane domain-containing protein 2-like protein isoform X2 produces MGALGLAVGIFHYLGLYLQLGAASRPPPWDAPAEGSALFTEMPHDVTAQAGEDVEMACSFRGSGSPSYSLEIQWWYVRTHKDWTDKQTWASGQLKASQQEEAGKDATKISVVKVVGSNISHKLRLSRVKPADEGTYECRVIDASEGTARQHKVKAYLRVEAARGAGHPQDTQPPGPHPHHHQHKAGRELRKRAADTSCTL; encoded by the exons ATGGGCGCCCTGGGCCTGGCCGTGGGGATTTTCCATTACCTGGGGCTCTACCTGCAGCTCGGCGCCGCCTCCCGGCCCCCCCCGTGGGACGCCCCGGCGGAGGGCAGCG CGCTGTTCACGGAGATGCCGCACGACGTGACGGCGCAGGCGGGTGAGGACGTGGAGATGGCGTGCTCCTTCCGCGGCAGCGGCTCCCCGTCGTACTCCCTGGAGATCCAGTGGTGGTACGTCCGCACCCACAAGGACTGGACGGACAAACAGACGTGGGCTTCTGGCCAG CTAAAAGCATcacagcaggaggaggctgggaAGGACGCAACAAAAATCAGT GTGGTGAAGGTGGTCGGCAGCAACATCTCGCACAAACTGCGGCTGTCGCGGGTGAAGCCGGCGGATGAGGGCACCTACGAGTGCCGCGTGATCGACGCCAGCGAGGGCACGGCGCGGCAGCACAAGGTGAAGGCGTATCTGCGCGTGGAGGCGGCGCGCGGCGCCGGGCACCCCCAGGACACGCAGCCGCCCGGCCCGCATCCGCACCACCACCAGCATAAGGCCGGCAGGGAGCTCAGGAAGCGCGCGGCCGACACCTCCTGCACGCTGTAG
- the VSTM2L gene encoding V-set and transmembrane domain-containing protein 2-like protein isoform X3 encodes MSHPCSGGEYQFALFTEMPHDVTAQAGEDVEMACSFRGSGSPSYSLEIQWWYVRTHKDWTDKQTWASGQQLKASQQEEAGKDATKISVVKVVGSNISHKLRLSRVKPADEGTYECRVIDASEGTARQHKVKAYLRVEAARGAGHPQDTQPPGPHPHHHQHKAGRELRKRAADTSCTL; translated from the exons ATGAGCCATCCGTGTTCAGGAGGTGAATACCAATTCG CGCTGTTCACGGAGATGCCGCACGACGTGACGGCGCAGGCGGGTGAGGACGTGGAGATGGCGTGCTCCTTCCGCGGCAGCGGCTCCCCGTCGTACTCCCTGGAGATCCAGTGGTGGTACGTCCGCACCCACAAGGACTGGACGGACAAACAGACGTGGGCTTCTGGCCAG CAGCTAAAAGCATcacagcaggaggaggctgggaAGGACGCAACAAAAATCAGT GTGGTGAAGGTGGTCGGCAGCAACATCTCGCACAAACTGCGGCTGTCGCGGGTGAAGCCGGCGGATGAGGGCACCTACGAGTGCCGCGTGATCGACGCCAGCGAGGGCACGGCGCGGCAGCACAAGGTGAAGGCGTATCTGCGCGTGGAGGCGGCGCGCGGCGCCGGGCACCCCCAGGACACGCAGCCGCCCGGCCCGCATCCGCACCACCACCAGCATAAGGCCGGCAGGGAGCTCAGGAAGCGCGCGGCCGACACCTCCTGCACGCTGTAG